A single region of the Nocardioides sp. W7 genome encodes:
- a CDS encoding fused MFS/spermidine synthase gives MVPRRARGGGGWRMMTTVPDQRPAEIVPTERPGAFVLRMDGHDQSHVDLDDPARLDFDYVRRIGDVLDTWGEPGAPVRVLHVGGAAMTLPRYVAHTRPRSAQIVLEPAAEVTELVRRELPLPRQSGIKVRPVDGRSGLDAVRDDSVDLLVVDAFAEGRVPGSLVTVECAASYSRVLEADGLLLLNLTDRAPFAWTRRVVAAVRTVLPALMLSAEPATLRGRRPGNLLLVAGRSAVPVAALRGRATSSPAPYRVLDGAQVSDTVGGGRAFTDADAERSPAQE, from the coding sequence ATGGTCCCCCGTCGCGCCCGTGGCGGCGGCGGCTGGCGGATGATGACCACCGTGCCCGACCAGCGACCCGCCGAGATCGTCCCGACCGAGCGACCCGGCGCCTTCGTGCTGCGGATGGACGGCCACGACCAGTCCCACGTCGACCTCGACGACCCGGCGCGCCTCGACTTCGACTACGTACGCCGCATCGGCGACGTCCTCGACACCTGGGGCGAGCCGGGCGCGCCGGTGCGGGTGCTGCACGTGGGCGGGGCCGCGATGACCCTGCCGCGGTACGTCGCCCACACCCGGCCGCGCTCCGCGCAGATCGTGCTGGAGCCGGCCGCCGAGGTGACCGAGCTGGTCCGCCGCGAGCTGCCGCTCCCCCGGCAGAGCGGGATCAAGGTGCGGCCGGTCGACGGCCGGTCGGGCCTCGACGCGGTCCGCGACGACTCGGTCGACCTGCTGGTGGTCGACGCCTTCGCCGAGGGCCGGGTGCCGGGCTCCCTGGTCACGGTCGAGTGCGCGGCGTCGTACTCCCGGGTGCTCGAGGCGGACGGCCTGCTGCTGCTCAACCTCACCGACCGGGCGCCGTTCGCCTGGACCCGCCGGGTCGTCGCCGCGGTCCGCACCGTCCTGCCGGCGCTGATGCTGAGCGCCGAGCCGGCGACCCTGCGGGGCCGCCGGCCGGGCAACCTGCTGCTGGTCGCCGGGCGAAGCGCCGTCCCCGTGGCGGCGCTGCGCGGCCGGGCGACCAGCAGCCCCGCGCCGTACCGCGTCCTGGACGGCGCGCAGGTGAGTGACACCGTCGGCGGCGGCCGTGCGTTCACCGATGCCGACGCGGAGCGGTCACCGGCCCAGGAATGA
- a CDS encoding Ig-like domain-containing protein — translation MTASTRWRTLALVPLFAGLALPGYAPTQAAAAEPQIQSAADELVLPDPMDRGDYTPKVIQEAKLGTVALQEPSSAGGAPTPGSAAAAEDLEIRGQLYYPDFTQRTEKSPVLVLVHGNHGSCDAGQNSATASCTQFKRNEAGYAYLSENLATWGYTTFSVSQDQLMMRQDNNKGKGMHQRRLLIAATLDALSAADAGTLVDGEHVNVGDTLAGNLDLTRIGLMGHSRGGDAVTNFIDYNRIRTDGPRYPLRGVISLAQTDYERKAPYGVPYMSILPFCDGDVSNLQGARTYERGQYLAGNDPFPRIQSSQLGAIHNWYNTVWYADGGADGQGNNDAACGNSAPFATNNVHPNNLRLSGAASYTDPALNYKIDNSDTYNPLVNTKISGDPARMGDQEKIGLATMAAFFRRYVGGEGAFEPYMTGELSNTESHLQIPASACPTGPLNPAGKRIGCEEYVSTSYFPSASERVDVIRPEVQNPLGLNALGGTLSGSGFANPYVDGNGVSPKPKTTAGGYDWCNPEPDDFAPAQLGKGTQPTAAKACPLPGKADLGGQNGTRENSPINHSYGRQLALAWEKSESARLTADIPAASADVSGLKALSMGADVNFFDPRNPGANDRGDNKRVPASAQAPVEGDCTNLLPCWPNEKPTSYDPASTTQDFVIALSDTSGREATVKAGDERWGNALHMSTGTNTANTHIVLDQIRVPLSEFAAQGVDLTSVDKVELRFGVAGTPASGSIQLADVRFQEGVDAPLVLSDGTALDQGAGSGPVSSGPDPADVMAAYDNTPGNVKLNDNVADPFANTSWVVDDDKAQCPTANFTSIQQAVDFASPWDTIVVCEGVYEESSTPVSGAGNPVSTSATNGLTITKPLKIKGAGADKVTIKPDQSVDSLAGLKPYLRDGGGNVITVSRQSLGSTDTNELFVDISGVTVTAGDTWAEAGIAYFGAAGRVSQSVVGPMKAATTADELAEHPHGWGIVKTGVVEGAGTGTVETELTVADSVVTGYQSGGILIDGAKGVDGGPKNVVRTGVEQHGYVSGTVVKGRANSLYPQTGVTFTSGADGFVKSSRITGNYFRPDPTKSYGILLTDARTEGAVPLTASGNVLTGNGWAAYNANADNTAVRTDAPFVVSSSYFGPAAPVTGGPADPDANTEAISGSGSITVASRATNAPVGIPTSYGVVADAAPTAALVDPFAGSEVAVGATVRPLARASDDFAVRKATLLVDGEPVADADTAPYLFRWTPSKAYAGRSVSLTTVVTDSSGTQTTSAPLKISVAKEPVVVTPAPTKPTVAVSIAKRDTRKGVVVLNVKVSDAGTIRLAGGRIAAIRVKASGPGTVKVRVAAKGAYRKLLVRKGRISAPVRVTFTTEGGTAVTKRTVTIVRKR, via the coding sequence GTGACCGCCTCCACGCGCTGGCGCACGTTGGCCCTGGTCCCGCTCTTCGCGGGACTGGCGCTACCGGGATATGCCCCGACGCAGGCAGCAGCAGCAGAACCCCAGATCCAGAGCGCGGCCGACGAGCTCGTGCTGCCCGACCCGATGGACCGCGGCGACTACACGCCGAAGGTGATCCAGGAGGCCAAGCTCGGCACCGTCGCCCTGCAGGAGCCGAGCTCCGCGGGGGGTGCGCCCACGCCGGGCTCTGCCGCCGCCGCCGAGGACCTCGAGATCCGCGGCCAGCTGTACTACCCGGACTTCACTCAGCGCACCGAGAAGTCGCCGGTTCTCGTCCTGGTGCACGGAAACCACGGCTCGTGCGACGCCGGGCAGAACTCGGCGACCGCCTCGTGCACCCAGTTCAAGCGCAACGAGGCCGGCTACGCCTACCTCAGCGAGAACCTGGCGACCTGGGGCTACACGACCTTCTCGGTCTCCCAGGACCAGCTGATGATGCGCCAGGACAACAACAAGGGGAAGGGCATGCACCAGCGGCGCCTGCTCATCGCGGCCACCCTGGACGCCCTCAGCGCCGCCGACGCCGGCACCCTGGTCGACGGCGAGCACGTCAACGTCGGCGACACTCTCGCCGGCAACCTCGACCTGACCCGGATCGGCCTGATGGGCCACTCCCGCGGCGGCGACGCGGTCACCAACTTCATCGACTACAACCGGATCCGCACCGACGGCCCGCGCTACCCCCTGCGCGGCGTGATCTCGCTGGCGCAGACCGACTACGAGCGCAAGGCGCCGTACGGCGTGCCGTACATGTCGATCCTGCCGTTCTGCGACGGTGACGTCTCGAACCTGCAGGGCGCGCGCACCTACGAGCGCGGCCAGTACCTCGCCGGCAACGACCCGTTCCCGCGCATCCAGTCCTCGCAGCTGGGCGCGATCCACAACTGGTACAACACGGTCTGGTACGCCGACGGCGGCGCCGACGGCCAGGGCAACAACGACGCGGCCTGTGGCAACTCGGCGCCGTTCGCCACGAACAACGTGCACCCGAACAACCTGCGGCTCAGCGGCGCGGCGAGCTACACCGACCCGGCGCTGAACTACAAGATCGACAACTCCGACACCTACAACCCGCTGGTCAACACCAAGATCTCCGGTGACCCGGCGCGGATGGGCGACCAGGAGAAGATCGGCCTCGCGACGATGGCCGCCTTCTTCCGCCGGTACGTCGGCGGCGAGGGCGCGTTCGAGCCGTACATGACCGGTGAGCTGTCGAACACCGAGTCGCACCTGCAGATCCCTGCCTCGGCCTGCCCGACCGGCCCGCTGAACCCGGCCGGCAAGCGGATCGGCTGCGAGGAGTACGTCTCCACGAGCTACTTCCCGTCCGCCTCCGAGCGGGTCGACGTGATCCGTCCCGAGGTCCAGAACCCGCTGGGTCTCAACGCCCTCGGCGGCACCCTGAGCGGCAGCGGCTTCGCGAACCCGTACGTCGACGGCAACGGTGTCTCGCCGAAGCCCAAGACGACCGCCGGCGGCTACGACTGGTGCAACCCCGAGCCCGACGACTTCGCCCCGGCGCAGCTCGGCAAGGGCACGCAGCCGACCGCGGCCAAGGCCTGCCCGCTGCCGGGCAAGGCGGACCTGGGTGGCCAGAACGGCACCCGCGAGAACTCGCCGATCAACCACTCCTACGGCCGTCAGCTGGCGCTGGCGTGGGAGAAGAGCGAGAGTGCGCGACTGACCGCGGACATCCCGGCGGCCTCGGCCGACGTGAGCGGCCTCAAGGCACTCAGCATGGGCGCGGACGTCAACTTCTTCGACCCCCGGAACCCGGGGGCCAACGACCGCGGCGACAACAAGCGCGTCCCCGCGTCGGCTCAGGCTCCGGTGGAGGGCGACTGCACCAACCTCCTCCCGTGCTGGCCGAACGAGAAGCCGACGTCGTACGACCCGGCGAGCACGACGCAGGACTTCGTGATCGCGCTGAGCGACACCTCGGGCCGCGAGGCCACCGTCAAGGCGGGCGACGAGCGCTGGGGCAACGCCCTGCACATGTCGACCGGCACCAACACGGCGAACACGCACATCGTCCTCGACCAGATCCGCGTCCCGCTCAGCGAGTTCGCGGCCCAGGGCGTGGACCTGACCTCGGTGGACAAGGTGGAGCTGCGCTTCGGCGTGGCCGGCACGCCGGCCTCCGGCTCCATCCAGCTGGCCGACGTCCGCTTCCAGGAGGGCGTCGACGCTCCGCTCGTCCTCTCCGACGGCACCGCCCTCGACCAGGGCGCCGGCTCCGGCCCGGTCAGCTCGGGTCCCGACCCGGCGGACGTGATGGCGGCGTACGACAACACCCCGGGCAACGTGAAGCTGAACGACAACGTCGCCGACCCGTTCGCGAACACCTCCTGGGTGGTCGACGACGACAAGGCACAGTGCCCGACGGCGAACTTCACCTCGATCCAGCAGGCCGTCGACTTCGCCTCCCCGTGGGACACCATCGTGGTCTGCGAGGGCGTCTACGAGGAGTCGTCGACCCCGGTCTCCGGAGCGGGCAACCCGGTCTCGACCTCGGCGACGAACGGCCTGACGATCACCAAGCCCCTGAAGATCAAGGGCGCGGGCGCCGACAAGGTCACCATCAAGCCGGACCAGTCGGTCGACTCGCTGGCGGGCCTCAAGCCCTACCTGCGTGACGGCGGCGGCAACGTCATCACCGTGTCCCGGCAGTCGCTGGGCTCGACCGACACCAACGAGCTGTTCGTGGACATCTCCGGCGTGACGGTCACGGCCGGCGACACCTGGGCCGAGGCCGGCATCGCCTACTTCGGCGCGGCCGGGCGGGTCTCGCAGAGCGTGGTGGGCCCGATGAAGGCCGCCACCACGGCCGACGAGCTGGCCGAGCACCCGCACGGCTGGGGCATCGTGAAGACCGGGGTCGTCGAGGGTGCCGGCACCGGCACCGTCGAGACCGAGCTGACCGTCGCCGACAGCGTCGTCACCGGCTACCAGAGCGGCGGGATCCTGATCGACGGCGCCAAGGGCGTCGACGGCGGGCCGAAGAACGTGGTCCGCACCGGCGTCGAGCAGCACGGCTACGTGAGCGGCACGGTCGTCAAGGGCAGGGCGAACAGCCTCTACCCGCAGACCGGCGTCACGTTCACCAGCGGCGCGGACGGTTTCGTGAAGTCCAGCCGGATCACCGGCAACTACTTCCGGCCCGACCCGACGAAGTCGTACGGCATCCTGCTCACCGACGCCCGCACCGAGGGTGCCGTGCCGCTGACTGCCTCCGGCAACGTCCTCACCGGCAACGGCTGGGCGGCGTACAACGCGAACGCCGACAACACGGCGGTCCGCACCGACGCCCCGTTCGTCGTCTCGTCGAGCTACTTCGGTCCGGCTGCGCCGGTCACCGGTGGGCCGGCCGACCCGGACGCCAACACCGAGGCGATCTCGGGCTCCGGCTCGATCACGGTCGCCTCGCGGGCCACCAACGCCCCCGTCGGGATCCCGACGTCGTACGGCGTGGTCGCGGACGCGGCTCCGACGGCCGCGCTCGTCGACCCGTTCGCGGGTTCCGAGGTTGCTGTCGGGGCGACGGTCAGGCCGCTGGCCCGGGCGTCCGACGACTTCGCGGTGCGCAAGGCGACGCTGCTGGTCGACGGCGAGCCGGTCGCGGACGCCGACACGGCGCCGTACCTCTTCCGCTGGACGCCGAGCAAGGCGTACGCCGGCAGGAGCGTCAGCCTCACGACGGTCGTCACCGACTCGTCGGGCACGCAGACGACCTCGGCGCCGCTGAAGATCTCGGTGGCGAAGGAGCCGGTGGTCGTGACCCCGGCGCCGACGAAGCCGACGGTGGCGGTCTCGATCGCCAAGCGCGACACGAGGAAGGGCGTCGTGGTCCTGAACGTCAAGGTCAGCGACGCCGGCACGATCCGCCTCGCCGGTGGCCGGATCGCGGCCATCCGCGTCAAGGCGAGCGGTCCCGGCACCGTCAAGGTCCGGGTCGCCGCCAAGGGCGCCTACCGCAAGCTGCTGGTCCGGAAGGGGCGGATCTCCGCCCCCGTCCGGGTCACGTTCACCACTGAGGGCGGCACCGCCGTCACCAAGCGGACCGTGACGATCGTCCGGAAGCGGTAG
- a CDS encoding ATPase, T2SS/T4P/T4SS family encodes MAMIHATPPHGQGLVVDLLDQHVREQVRREGVDPQRDTQLVRRIAESVVREHDERSLTGQVVPVADPGAMVGELVARVAGYGPLQAFLDDPSVEEVWINDPSRVFVARNGRHELTNLMLTQDQVDELVERMLKSSGRRIDLSQPFVDAMLPDGHRLHVVLQGISRGFSAVNIRKFVLRATRVGDLVELGSLSARAASFLDASVRAGLNILVAGGTQAGKTTLLNCLAAAIPGGERVVSAEEVFELRFPHPDWVPMQTRQAGLEGTGEIRLRDLVKESLRMRPSRVIVGEVRAEECLDLLLALNSGLPGMCTLHANSAREALVKMCTLPLLAGENISARFVVPTVAASVDLVVHLGVDQHGVRRVNEIVGVPGRVENDIIETEPIFERRGGELRRTRGMPPRVESFERAGIDVHRLLSEDAG; translated from the coding sequence ATGGCGATGATCCACGCCACCCCACCGCATGGTCAGGGCCTGGTGGTCGACCTGCTCGACCAGCACGTCCGGGAGCAGGTGCGCCGCGAGGGGGTCGACCCGCAGCGCGACACCCAGCTGGTCCGTCGGATCGCGGAGTCGGTGGTGCGCGAGCACGACGAGCGCAGCCTCACCGGCCAGGTGGTGCCGGTGGCCGACCCGGGCGCGATGGTGGGCGAGCTGGTTGCGCGGGTGGCGGGCTACGGCCCGTTGCAGGCGTTCCTCGACGACCCGTCGGTGGAGGAGGTCTGGATCAACGACCCGTCGCGGGTCTTCGTGGCCCGCAACGGTCGCCACGAGCTGACCAACCTGATGCTGACCCAGGACCAGGTCGACGAGCTCGTCGAGCGGATGCTGAAGTCCAGCGGCCGGCGGATCGATCTCTCGCAGCCCTTCGTGGACGCGATGCTTCCCGACGGCCACCGGCTGCACGTGGTGCTGCAGGGGATCAGTCGCGGCTTCTCGGCGGTCAACATCCGGAAGTTCGTCCTGAGGGCGACCCGGGTGGGTGACCTGGTCGAGCTCGGGAGCCTGAGCGCCCGGGCCGCATCGTTCCTCGACGCGTCCGTGCGCGCGGGGCTCAACATCCTCGTCGCAGGCGGCACGCAGGCGGGCAAGACCACGCTGCTCAACTGCCTGGCCGCCGCGATCCCGGGCGGGGAGCGGGTGGTGAGCGCCGAGGAGGTCTTCGAGCTGCGCTTCCCCCATCCCGACTGGGTGCCGATGCAGACCCGGCAGGCGGGGCTCGAGGGCACCGGAGAGATCCGGCTGCGCGACCTCGTCAAGGAGAGCCTGCGGATGCGGCCCAGTCGAGTGATCGTGGGGGAGGTGCGCGCCGAGGAGTGCCTCGACCTGCTGCTCGCGCTCAACTCCGGGCTCCCGGGCATGTGCACGCTCCACGCCAACAGCGCCCGCGAGGCGTTGGTGAAGATGTGCACCCTGCCGCTGCTGGCCGGCGAGAACATCTCGGCGCGATTCGTGGTGCCGACCGTCGCCGCTTCCGTGGACCTCGTGGTCCACCTCGGCGTCGACCAGCACGGCGTACGCCGCGTCAACGAGATCGTGGGCGTGCCCGGGCGGGTCGAGAACGACATCATCGAGACCGAGCCGATCTTCGAGCGCCGCGGCGGCGAGCTGCGCCGCACCCGCGGGATGCCGCCGCGGGTGGAGTCCTTCGAACGGGCCGGCATCGACGTGCACCGACTGCTGAGCGAGGACGCCGGCTGA
- a CDS encoding type II secretion system F family protein, protein MTLAVWGAVLGGLFGAALVLVGSRVVALRRTPIAVRVLPFVRDLPQLERVGGRVSASTPAAVGVFGPVLRSAADLVERVLGGATSVRRRLERAGLDKTVHEFRIEQVQWGVAGFAVAAAYALAKALTDPGGVVFGLVLCAIGFVLGVLGRDTHLSGQVKARERRILAEFPTIAELLALAVAAGEGPVAALDRVVRRSGGELSDDLARVLAAVRTGEPVTTAFDELATRTGLPLVARFAQGISVAVERGTPLADVLHAQAADVREAGRRELIEIAARKEVLMMMPVVFLVLPVTILFAFWPGVLGLSLTAP, encoded by the coding sequence ATGACCCTCGCCGTGTGGGGCGCTGTGCTGGGCGGGCTGTTCGGCGCCGCGTTGGTGCTGGTCGGGAGCCGGGTCGTGGCCCTGCGCCGTACCCCCATCGCCGTGCGGGTCCTGCCGTTCGTGCGGGACCTGCCCCAGCTCGAGCGGGTCGGAGGCCGGGTGTCCGCCTCGACCCCGGCCGCCGTCGGCGTATTCGGGCCGGTGCTGCGCTCGGCAGCCGACCTGGTCGAGCGGGTGCTGGGCGGCGCGACCTCCGTACGCCGCCGCCTCGAGCGCGCCGGCCTCGACAAGACGGTGCACGAGTTCCGGATCGAGCAGGTGCAGTGGGGCGTGGCCGGTTTCGCGGTGGCCGCCGCCTACGCGTTGGCCAAGGCGCTGACCGACCCCGGTGGAGTGGTGTTCGGGCTGGTGCTCTGCGCGATCGGGTTCGTGCTCGGGGTGCTCGGCCGCGACACCCACCTGTCCGGCCAGGTCAAGGCACGGGAGCGGCGCATCCTCGCGGAGTTCCCGACGATCGCCGAGCTGCTCGCCCTCGCGGTCGCCGCGGGTGAGGGGCCGGTGGCCGCACTCGATCGGGTCGTCCGCCGCAGCGGTGGCGAGCTCTCCGACGACCTCGCCCGCGTGCTCGCCGCGGTCCGCACCGGCGAGCCCGTCACGACCGCCTTCGACGAGCTCGCCACCCGCACCGGACTGCCCCTGGTCGCCCGCTTCGCCCAGGGCATCTCGGTCGCCGTCGAGCGCGGCACCCCGCTCGCCGACGTACTGCACGCCCAGGCGGCCGACGTCCGCGAGGCGGGCCGCCGCGAGCTGATCGAGATCGCCGCCCGCAAGGAGGTCCTGATGATGATGCCCGTCGTCTTCCTGGTGCTGCCGGTGACCATCCTCTTCGCCTTCTGGCCCGGCGTCCTCGGCCTCTCGCTCACCGCCCCCTGA
- a CDS encoding type II secretion system F family protein: protein MGALVGLGVGVGLMLVWSAFFVPRRPRRAGEESGERSGQRTSELLARAGLGNVSPTGFVLLCLTCALVCGLAVQVIARTPPVAVVFAILGGYLPVAIVSGRARRRQRELAEVWPEAVDNLASAVRAGMSLPDALSALGTRGPEALQEPFAQFALDYQVTGRFGDSLDRLKARLADPVGDRVVEGLRIAREVGGGELGRLLRSLSGYLRDEARTRSELESRQAWTVNGARLAVAAPWLVLLTMSSQPDVIGRYNSTTGVLVLGVGAGTCVAAYWLMMRLGRLPVERRILS from the coding sequence ATGGGGGCGCTGGTCGGGCTGGGGGTCGGCGTCGGACTGATGCTCGTCTGGTCGGCATTCTTCGTCCCGCGCCGGCCCCGGCGCGCGGGTGAGGAGTCGGGGGAACGGTCGGGCCAGCGCACCTCCGAGCTCCTGGCGCGGGCCGGCCTCGGCAACGTCTCGCCGACCGGGTTCGTGCTGCTCTGCCTCACCTGCGCGCTGGTCTGCGGGCTGGCGGTCCAGGTGATCGCGCGCACCCCACCGGTCGCGGTGGTCTTCGCCATCCTGGGCGGCTACCTGCCGGTCGCGATCGTGTCCGGGCGGGCGCGCCGGCGTCAGCGCGAGCTCGCCGAGGTCTGGCCCGAGGCCGTGGACAACCTGGCCTCCGCCGTCCGGGCCGGGATGTCGCTGCCCGACGCGCTGTCGGCCCTCGGCACCCGCGGCCCCGAGGCGCTGCAGGAGCCGTTCGCGCAGTTCGCGCTCGACTACCAGGTGACGGGCCGGTTCGGCGACAGCCTCGACCGGCTCAAGGCTCGGTTGGCCGACCCGGTCGGTGACCGGGTCGTGGAGGGCCTCCGGATCGCGCGGGAGGTCGGGGGCGGCGAGCTGGGCCGGCTGCTGCGCAGCCTCTCGGGCTACCTTCGCGACGAGGCGCGGACCCGATCGGAGCTGGAGTCCCGCCAGGCCTGGACCGTCAACGGAGCCCGGCTCGCGGTCGCCGCGCCGTGGCTGGTGCTGCTGACCATGTCCTCCCAGCCCGACGTGATCGGCCGCTACAACTCCACCACGGGGGTCCTCGTGCTCGGCGTCGGCGCCGGCACCTGTGTCGCCGCCTACTGGCTGATGATGCGGCTGGGCCGGCTCCCCGTCGAGCGGCGGATCCTGTCATGA